Genomic window (Dictyoglomus thermophilum H-6-12):
TCCTCCATAGGACATAGCTTGTAGAGTAACAGGTGTGAATTGATCTAAGACATTCTTAGGAAGAAAATCAATAGGAAGTAATAAGCCATTGATTACCAATTCTCCAATCCAATCATGAGCTCCTACAATGATATCTGGTCCTTCTCCTGTAGGTGCTGAAGTGATAAATTTAGGTTTTATATCACTAAAGCTTACTTCGTTAACTTCTACTGGTATTCCATACTTATTGCTGAAGTTCTTTACAAACTCTCTTAGTGCTTTTACTTGTGCTTCCGAGGTCCATATAGTAATTTTACCGGGAACAGCTGCTTGAGATAGTGAGAAGACTATAATCAATAAAAGTGAGAGAATTAAAATCTTCTTCATATAATTTTACCCCCTTTTTGTTTTTAGTCTAAGAAAGAATTGAAGAAAAATCTTTAATCTTCCAAATCACCTCCTTTATCTAACTCGTGTTAGTTAATTATAGCATAGATTAAAATTTTTTTAAAGAGGGTAAGTTTGATTTTTGTGATATAATTTTTTCTGTCTAAAAGGCTTAAGGAAAGGAGATGTAACTGATTATGAAGCTAAAAATAAATCTTTTCGACGTTATAGTATTCATTATTATCCTTCTTGGAATTCTTGGATTTTTCCTTGTGAAAGAAGGGAAAACTCCTCTTGCAAAGGTCCAAGGGATTGAAAAGGATGTAGAAATCGATATGATAGTAAGAAATCTACCTCTTAACGATAAAGAGGTGATAAAACCCGGAGATAAGGCTTTTATAAGGATTAAAAATCAGCCCTTTGCTTGGGTAACGGTTAAAGATGTTAAAATCTATGATAAAAAGATGCTTGTTCCTAATTTTAATGGCACTTATACTTTTATAGATGATGTTAATAATCCATTTAATGTAGATATGCTTATAACTTTTACCTCGAGAGGTTATGTTACCGAGGATAGCGTGGTTCTTGGGGTTAAAGTTAAAGTGGGTATGCCAATAAGTGTTGAAAGTTATAAACTTGATGTTAATGGAGTTGTTTCTGCGCTAAGGTATTAATTTATGGAAAAATTGGTACAAATTTGGAGAGAAAGTTTAATATTTAGGTTTTTGAATTCCTTAGAAATTAATATAAAATCTAAAATTGAACCCATAATTACTACATCGTTCTTTTTCCCCTTTTTCCATTTTGTTTTGGAATATTATCTTTATATTTTCCTATTTTTACTTCCTTTTTTATCATCAGGAAAAATAGCTATTGGGATTTTTATAGCTTTTGTCTTATGGTTGGTTGATACGTTCTTGGCAAAGGATAGGAGATTTTTTGAGACTCTTGATACTTTTACTTTGCTCTATATTATATTTATGTTGATAAACCTTGCATCGACCTTTTTCTCACCTTATTTAGTGCCTGCTATAAAAGGTTATTTAAAGTTTTGTGTCTATTTTGGTTTATTTTTGGTCTTTAGGGATGTATTTAAAGATAAGGAAAAGATTAAAAGAGCTTTATTTGTTATACTTTTTTCTACTTTTTTATTATCTTTATACTGTTTGTATCAATGGATAATAAAAGTTCCTCCCCTTGCAGGTTGGGAGGATGTTGAATTTGTTGGTGAGAATGTAACCAGGGTTTATGGGACTCTTCAAAATCCAAATCTTCTTGGTGGTTATCTCATTGGTGTTTTTCCTTTTATTCTTTCTTCCATTTTTATTTTTAAATTTAAGAGTGTACCTATCTTTGCAACTTTGCTTTCTTTTCTATCTATAATTTGGACTTATTCAAGGGGAGCTTATTTGGGCTTTCTGTTTTCCATGCTTGTATATTTTTACTTTATTTTTAGGATTATTTGGGGTTATTTAACTAAAAAGCAAAGAAAAATCATATTTGCTTTTATCATTTTGCTGTTTTTTGTGGGACTTGGAATTTTAATTAAGTCTTCTTATCTTCAAAAAAGAATACTTTCAGCTTTTACATTGTGGGGACATTCTTCAAATGCTACAAGAATCGTAATATGGCAGAGATCTTTCAAAATATTTAGGGATTTCTTCTTGACGGGAATAGGTCTTGGTAATGACGTCTTTAGAAGAGTCTATGCTTTTTATATGGAACCAAGGTTTACAGCTCTTGCCTCTTATAATCTTTTTATGGAGATAGGGATTGAGGGTGGTATATTTGCCCTTTTGGTTTTTCTCTTGATGCTTTATTATCTTTTTAGTAGGTTTATTAGAAAATACAATCTATGGAACTTGGATTATAAGGTAATTGGAATAACTGCTTTTGCTTCAATTGTTGCTCCTCTTTTTCATGGTTTTGTAGATACTATTTGGTATAGACCTTACCCGCAAATAATTTTTTGGTTTTCTGTTAGCATAATTATAAACTTATTCAAAGAAAATAAAGAGTCAAAAGTTTTGCTTTTTAACCTGGGTGGATTAGGAGATCAAATTCTCTTTCTTCCTGTTATAAAAGCCATTAAAGAAAAACTTAATCCTAAGATCACCATAATAACGGAAAGAAGGGGCAGAAAAATTTATGATATTTTAAGAATGAATGTAATAGAATTTAATCCTAAGGAAAAGCTATCTTTAAAAGATACATTGTATCTCATAGCAAAGTTACATAGGGAGAACTATGATTTGTCGATTTCTACAGGCAAATCTCCTTTTGTACCTATTTTTATGTATCTTGTAGGTGCACCTGTAAGGGCTGGTTATTATGAGAATCCATTAAGTTTTCTATACACCCATAAGGCATCTTCTAAGAGGAATGAATATATGGCAAGAGTTCATTTTAGACTGGTAGAGGCAATTTTTAAGGACGTCTCTTACTCCAATCCTGAATTAGAGCTTTCAGAGGATATAAAAGAAGAGACAAAGAAGAATACTGAAAAATACAATCTAAGACCTTTCGAATATGTCTTACTTCACCCAGGAATAAGTAAGATGAGTATTAAAAGAGGAATAGATAGAAGATGGCCTATGGAGAATTGGATAGAATTAATAAAAAGGTTAAAAGAGAACGATATTGAGCATGTAATTATATATGGGCCTGATGAAGAAGATAGTATAAGGGATCTAAAGGAGGAGCTTCCAAATAGTAAATTCGTTTCTCCTAAATCGTTAGAAGAATTTCTGGGATGGATATATTATTCTAAAGTTATGGCATGTTTAGACTCTGCACCTTTACATCTCGGTGTCGCTCTTAAAAAGCCTATCGTTGCTCTTTTTGGACCTACAAATCCTATGGAGATTGTGCCTATGGAGCCTATTTACCAAGTAGTGAAAATAGATCTTCCTTGCGAACCCTGTCTTTGGGATAAAAGAAAAAGAGTTTGCGAAGCCTTAGATTGTATGAAGATTCCTGTAGATTTGGTGTGGGAAAAGTTAATGATCTTTATAAAGGGTTAAAATTCTGTTTATTATTTGAGTTGTGGAGAATCCCTCTAAAAGTGGAACTATAATGACTTTTCCGCCATAACTTTTTACAATTTTTGCCTCAGGGAGATCTTCTTCTTTATAATCTCCTCCTTTTACATGAATATGAGGTTTGATGGTTCTTATTATATTTTCTGGGGTTTCTTCATCAAAAAGTACTGTGTAATCAACACATTCTAAGCTGGA
Coding sequences:
- a CDS encoding DUF4330 domain-containing protein, which encodes MKLKINLFDVIVFIIILLGILGFFLVKEGKTPLAKVQGIEKDVEIDMIVRNLPLNDKEVIKPGDKAFIRIKNQPFAWVTVKDVKIYDKKMLVPNFNGTYTFIDDVNNPFNVDMLITFTSRGYVTEDSVVLGVKVKVGMPISVESYKLDVNGVVSALRY
- a CDS encoding glycosyltransferase family 9 protein, giving the protein MEKLVQIWRESLIFRFLNSLEINIKSKIEPIITTSFFFPFFHFVLEYYLYIFLFLLPFLSSGKIAIGIFIAFVLWLVDTFLAKDRRFFETLDTFTLLYIIFMLINLASTFFSPYLVPAIKGYLKFCVYFGLFLVFRDVFKDKEKIKRALFVILFSTFLLSLYCLYQWIIKVPPLAGWEDVEFVGENVTRVYGTLQNPNLLGGYLIGVFPFILSSIFIFKFKSVPIFATLLSFLSIIWTYSRGAYLGFLFSMLVYFYFIFRIIWGYLTKKQRKIIFAFIILLFFVGLGILIKSSYLQKRILSAFTLWGHSSNATRIVIWQRSFKIFRDFFLTGIGLGNDVFRRVYAFYMEPRFTALASYNLFMEIGIEGGIFALLVFLLMLYYLFSRFIRKYNLWNLDYKVIGITAFASIVAPLFHGFVDTIWYRPYPQIIFWFSVSIIINLFKENKESKVLLFNLGGLGDQILFLPVIKAIKEKLNPKITIITERRGRKIYDILRMNVIEFNPKEKLSLKDTLYLIAKLHRENYDLSISTGKSPFVPIFMYLVGAPVRAGYYENPLSFLYTHKASSKRNEYMARVHFRLVEAIFKDVSYSNPELELSEDIKEETKKNTEKYNLRPFEYVLLHPGISKMSIKRGIDRRWPMENWIELIKRLKENDIEHVIIYGPDEEDSIRDLKEELPNSKFVSPKSLEEFLGWIYYSKVMACLDSAPLHLGVALKKPIVALFGPTNPMEIVPMEPIYQVVKIDLPCEPCLWDKRKRVCEALDCMKIPVDLVWEKLMIFIKG